The window GCAGTCCGACACGGCGCGACACATGTGCGTGTCGGATCCGCTTTGCTCGGGAAACGGGTGTCGGGACACGGTAGTGTGTGGCCTTGAAAATGCAGAATCACATGCGTGTCATTTAGCATCGGTTGTGTCGATCGCCGACGAGGAGGAGGGGGCGCTCCATGGGTGCATGGCGGAAGGCAGGCGTCTGGCTCGGTCTCGTCGAGGACGACCCGCGCTACGAGGACGGTCCGTACGAGGACGGTCGGTACGACGACAAGCGCTACGAGTCCCGGCGGTTCGACGACCGTCGGTACGCCGACGACGAGCTCGACACCTATGAGGACGAGTTCGAGGAGCCGGTGTCCCGGCCCACGCGTCTGGAGCGCAGTCCGAGCCGGCCGGTCAGTCGCATGCCCGCCACACCGTCGCCGCCGACCCACGACAACCTGGCGCTCGCGCCGCAGCTGTCACTTCGCGAGAGGGCGGTGGTGAGCGACGTGAGCGAGCCTGAAGAGACGTCGTATCGGATCACCACGCTTCATCCGACGAATTACAACGAAGCGCGGATGATCGGAGAGCAGTTCCGTAATCACATTCCGGTGATCTTGAACCTCACCGAAATGGACGAGGCGGATGCAAAGCGACTGGTTGACTTCGCGGCCGGACTCACCTTCGGCTTGCGCGGTAGCATCGAGCGCGTGACCAACAGGGTCTTCCTGCTCTCGCCGGCCAACGTCACCGTCACCGCGGAGGACAAGGCTCGGATCGCCGAGGGCGGCTTCTTCAACCAGAGCTAAGGACGACGTACTCCGTGTTGCTCGTGTGGCAGCTCGCCTACTTGCTGCTCTATTTGTTCCTTTTGGTACTTCTTGGGCGACTAGTAGCGGAGTACGTGCTTGTCTTCGCACGGCGCTGGAGGCCGGGCCGTGCGGCGTCCGCCGCGCTCGAGGTCGTTTACAGCACTACCGATCCGCCGCTCAAGGCGCTGCGCCGGGTGATCCCCCCGCTGAGGATCGGGAGCGTTAGCCTCGACCTCGGTTTCCTGTTGCTGCTCATGATCGTCACCATCCTCATGAGCGTGGTCCGACGGCTGTCCGAGACGTCATACTGACCGCACGCCGTCCGCCCACCCAGACGTGTCCGGAGGAGTTTCGATGCCGCTGACCCCCGCCGACGTTCATAACGTCGTCTTCAAGAAACCGCCGATCGGCAAGCGCGGTTACGACGAGGACGATGTCGACGCCTTCCTCGACGAGGTGGAGCGGGAGCTCGCCCGGCTGATCGAGGAGAACAACGACCTCAAGGCTCAGGTGGAGCGCGGCCGTACCGGTGGCCCGGCAGCTGCGCCCGCGGCTGCGACGGCGAACGAGCCCGAGGTCCGCCGGATGCAGGCGGAGAACCACGAGCTCAAGCAGCAGGTCGAGCGTCTTCGCCAGGAGACGCAGCAGGCCAAGCAGGCCGCTGCCGCCGCGCAGCAGCAGGCACAGAGCGCGCAGAGCCAGGTCTCCGGCTCGGCCCTGCCCGCCGTGCCCGGCGACGACCAGGGCGAGAAGGCGCTGCGAGTGCTCATGCTCGCACAGCGGACCGCGGACGACCACGTGGCGGACGCCCGGCGCGAGGCCGACAAGCTGCTGTCCGAGGCGCGTGCCAACGCCGAGGAGCTCACCCGGGACGCCCGGGCGAAGGCCGAGGCGCTGGAGCGGGACGCCCGCCAGCGTCACCAGGAAGCCATGGGTGGCCTGGAGGCCAAGCGCACCGCTCTGCAGAAGCACATCGAGCAGCTGAAGGCGTTCGAGCGCGAGTACCGCACCCGGCTCAAGGCGTACCTGGAGAGCCAGCTGCGTGACCTCGAAGCCCGCGGCCAGGCCACCGAGGCCGAGATCAACCGTGAAGGTGTCGGCACGTCGAGCCTTTCCGGGGCGTTCGGCGGGCCGCACAGCGGCCTACCGCGGTCCGGCGACGTCGCCGACTCGCACGGTCGCTGACCTGGGCCGGGCCATGGGCCGGGTTCTCACCACGCCGTGATCGTCGTCAGCCTTCTCTTCGTCTGCGCGTCTGCCGC is drawn from Cryptosporangium aurantiacum and contains these coding sequences:
- a CDS encoding YggT family protein; translation: MLLVWQLAYLLLYLFLLVLLGRLVAEYVLVFARRWRPGRAASAALEVVYSTTDPPLKALRRVIPPLRIGSVSLDLGFLLLLMIVTILMSVVRRLSETSY
- a CDS encoding cell division protein SepF, translated to MGAWRKAGVWLGLVEDDPRYEDGPYEDGRYDDKRYESRRFDDRRYADDELDTYEDEFEEPVSRPTRLERSPSRPVSRMPATPSPPTHDNLALAPQLSLRERAVVSDVSEPEETSYRITTLHPTNYNEARMIGEQFRNHIPVILNLTEMDEADAKRLVDFAAGLTFGLRGSIERVTNRVFLLSPANVTVTAEDKARIAEGGFFNQS
- a CDS encoding DivIVA domain-containing protein, with the translated sequence MPLTPADVHNVVFKKPPIGKRGYDEDDVDAFLDEVERELARLIEENNDLKAQVERGRTGGPAAAPAAATANEPEVRRMQAENHELKQQVERLRQETQQAKQAAAAAQQQAQSAQSQVSGSALPAVPGDDQGEKALRVLMLAQRTADDHVADARREADKLLSEARANAEELTRDARAKAEALERDARQRHQEAMGGLEAKRTALQKHIEQLKAFEREYRTRLKAYLESQLRDLEARGQATEAEINREGVGTSSLSGAFGGPHSGLPRSGDVADSHGR